Part of the Deinococcus roseus genome, AATTTCAGCTGGTCAATCAGGGCGTGCCCCAGTTCATGCAGCAAGGTGAAGACCGTGGCATTGAGCATTCTGTCTTCTTTGCTGGTGTCTTTTTCTTCCAGTTTGCTGTACAGGTTGATCAGTTCGTAGCACATTTCGATGCTGTGGGTGTCCGGGGCGTAATAGGCGTTTTCTTCATCGCAGGAGAGGAACTGGATTTTCAGTTTTCTGGGGAATTTGATGCGGTCATTGAAGTACGTGGCAAAATCTTTCAGGTACTGGCTTTTGGAAAGCACCTGCTGGATGGACTGGTGGGTCTTGGTCTGGCCTTTTTCAAAGGTGAGGGCCAGTTGAGCTGAAGCAGATCCTGCACCCAGGGCCAGCAGCAACAGCATTTTGGAGAAGAAGCGGGGCAATGCCATGATTGCCATGATAAGGGATGGGGTCTTACCATAGCATTTCCAAGGCCGTATCTGATGCCCTCCTGCAGCTCAAAAACATTTTCAAATGATTCCTCACCATCCGATCTTATTATGTTATATACTAAATATAAGATCATTTTTTAGGAGGTTTTATGCTTTACCGACACGGAGATGTGCTGATTCAATCCATTGAACACCTGCCCGCAGGAGCCCAGGAGCGCCCCGGAACCATCCTGGCCAGAGGAGAATTGACCGGACACAGCCACCGCATTCAGGACCCTGCCACCGTGCAACTCTGGCAACTGCACGGCGAAATTTACATTGAAGTCACCGCAGGTCTGGCCCACCTGATCCACGAGGAACACAAAACCATTCCATTGCCAAAAGGCATCTACAAAAGCTGGATGCAGCGCGAGTACACCCCCCAGGCCATCCGCCGGGTGCTGGACTGATGGTGCTGACGGCCCAGGAGGCGCACAAACTGATCCTGTCTGGCCATGCTCCAGAGCATCTGACCGTGCAGGGCACCCTGAGCTTCAAAGGCGAGAAACGCCTGACCCACCTCCCTGCACACCTGACCTGTGATGTGCTGGACGTGCAGGAATGCCCCCGCCTGAAAAGCCTGCCTGAAGGTCTCACCACAGGCACCTTGCTGGCTGGATACACCCATCTGGAAACCCTGCCCTCCTCTTTGAAAGTCAAATTCAAACTGGATCTGGAAGGCTGCACCAGCCTGATTTGTCTTCCACAGGGCCTGAAAGTGGGTTCTCTGATTGTGCGGGACTGCGTGAACCTGAAAACCCTGCCTGAACATCTGGAAGTGTATTTTCTGGATGTCAGTGGCTGCAGTGCCATGGAGCACTTGCCAGCACAGGCAAAGGTGCTGGGGGGCCACGTGGTGCTGCGGGGATGCACCCGCCTGAAAGCCCTGCCCTCCTGGCTCAGCAAGGTGGCCTGCCTGGACCTGAGGGGCTGTGAAAACCTGAAAGAACTGCCCACAACCCTGCAAATCAGCGGATGGGTGGACCTGGCGGATACTGGCATCACCCATGTGAATGACCATCTGCAGGTGCCTCTGCGCTGGAAAGGGGTACCCGTTGAATCCAGAATTGCCTTCCAGCCAGAAACCATCACAGGTCAGGAGGTGCTGGACACCGACAATGCCGAATTGCGCCGCGTCAAACTGGAGCGACTGGGTTATGAAGCTTTCCTGTCAGAAGTGGATGCCCAGATTCTGGACCAGGACACCGACACAGGCGGTCCCAGAAAACTGCTGAAAGTCCAGATGCAGGGAGATGAAGATCTGGTGGCCCTGTGGGTGATCTGCCCCTCCACGGACCGCAATTACGTGATCCGGGTTCCTCCAGGCATGCAAAAAGCCCAGCAGGCCGCAGCCTGGATCGCTGGCTTCGATGACCCCAGACTTTACCAGCCGATCATGGAGACCTGAGCAGTCCTGAACCTTTTTCTGCAGGGATTCTTTCCAGAATGCCCCCCTCAAACACCGGGTACAGTTCCAGTTCTTTCAGGTGCACATACCCGATGTGACAATCACAGAACCTTCTGCTGCACGCCCTGGATTGAAGCGCATTGCGCCAGTCCGGGGCGTGAATGTTGCCCAGCACCTGATCCACAAAATGACAGCGCCGGATGTCTCCGTGCTCGTCCACAGTGACCACCGTTTCGCCTGCAAAACAGGACTTTCCACGGCTGGCATATTTTCGGGTGTTCAGTTCAAACAACGGGTCGATGCTGCCCAGAAGCTGGGTTTGCTCTGGGGTGTAAGGGTACATCTGGGAGCCTTTCTGGTAGGCATTGACCCACAGGTACACTTCTTCGGGCAGGTCCCGGCGCAAATCCTGAATCTCCTGAAAATGGGAGGGCTTCCCCACCACCCCCACACTGAACCTCACCCCCCAGGATTTGAGAGCATGGCACTGTTGCAAAAACTTCTCCCGCTTCACCTGGGAAGGATGGTAGGTGCACCAGAAGGCCAGTTTCCCCTTCTGGCACTCCTGCAGAAAATCCAGTCTGGCGCTCAGGTTGGTTTGCATCACCACCTTCTCCACATGTGGAAAATGGGACAGCTCTGCAATGGCTTTCTGATACCGCTGGATGGGCAGGGCCTCTCCCCAGGGCGTGAAGAAAATGCTGAACTGCACATCGGTTTCCCGGCGCACCCAGCCCAGAAATTTCTCCAGGCTTTCCGTGTCCTGCTGGCGTTTTTCTGGGGTCTCCGGGCGTTTTGCAAAAGGGCAATACGAGCAATCGTAATTGCAGGTTTCCAGTGCTCCCCGATACAACACCGAAAGGTTCATTCTTCGTCCAGTTCAAAGAACAGGTTCTCACCAGCGAGCCAGGCTTCAAACCAATCCTGCAGGCTGGATTTCTGCCAGAAAATACAATCTTCTGCAGGCGTGCTTTCATCCCAGCCTTCCAGATCCAGCACCCCCACCTGTTCGGTCTGCAGGTTGATCACCGAATAGATGGTGCAACCCCAGCAGCAGAACATCAGCAGGTGTTCAGGCCAGCCTTTTTCCAGAAAAGACTGGTACAGGGGCAGCACGGCTGCAGAACTGGAGGTGTATTTGTGGTCCTTGAAAGGCATCAGGCCGTAACCCGGGCCAAAATTCCCCTCCCCCACCTGCGTGTATACCTGACGGAGCAATTCGGGCAAACCAGACCCCATTTCCTGCTCCAGCTCAAAAAGTCGCTCTGGCGTCAACACAGGACTGGCCACATGGCTGATGGGTGGCGTCCAGCCCGGATCAAGGTGTTCATCGGTGGCCCTGGTGGGGTCCAGGGCACGTTCACGAAGGCGTTCGATCAGAGAAATATCACCGGGCATCATGGGTCACCTTAAAATGAAGTCGGACATGCGGTCCTGAATCTCCGGGGCATAAAACCACGGTCCAATCACATCCGAGACCTCCAGCCCTGCAGGGGTCAGGGTCCAGGTTCCTGCCTGATCGGTGGCAAGTCCAAGGTTCAGCAGGTCCAGCAACTCAGGGTAATCCTGAGCAAAATCTGTTGCAAAAAGCTTCTGGTAATGGTGCTGGCTCAGGCCAGAGGCATGCAGGATGGATTGCAGAATGAATCGCCGTTTGCGGGTGTCCAGATCCAGCTGAATGCCATACTGAACCTGCTGAAAAGATGTGGTATCCCGTTTCACATAATCCCAGAGGATTTCTTTGACCCCAGTCTGGCCCACGGCGTATTCGCTGGAGTAGTGCAGGTTGCTGGTGTAAGAGCGTGCACCACAGCCCAGACCCACCATCCCATCCTCCTGACAGCAATACACAGGCGCAGCTGTTCCAGACGCAGATTTTCTGAAAAAGCGCATGCTGACCTGTTCGTAACCCTCAGAAAGCAGGAAATCGCGACCCAGACGGTACAGTTCCAGACGCTCGTCCTCCCAGCTGCGTCCAGAACGGCCAATTCCGGTCAGGGGCCTGACATAGAGGGGATACAAAAACATTTCTTCGGGGCTGTATTCCATGGCTTTTTTCAGCGACTGCAGCCAGCTTTCAGGCGTCTGGTGGGACAGGCCATAAATCAGATCCAGGTTGAGGACTGGAATGCCTGCTTCCCGGATGGTGCTGAGCGCCTGATGCACCGTGCTGTTGTCCTGGGTGCGCCCCACCGATTTGACTTCCTGTTCCAGAAAACTCTGGATTCCAATGCTGACCCGGTTCACCTGATGCCCTGAGAGCACCTGCAGGCGGTCTGGAGTGGCAGTGGCTGGACTGGTTTCCACACTGGTGGGCACCTTCTCAAAGGCCACGCCAAACAACGCAGCAATGTCAAACAGCCTTTCAAGGTCTGCAGGTTCCAGGTGGGTGGGGGTCCCGCCTCCAATGGCAAAACGGGAGAAGTGGGCCTCACCCAGCCTTTCACGGGTGGTTCTGGCCTGCAGCTCCAGGGTGTCCAGATAGGCTTTTTCCAGGGGTCTGGGGGCATTCACCGTGGTGAACAGGTTGCAGAACCCACAGCGCATTTCACAGAAGGGGATGTGCAGGTACAGAAAAAGCTGGCTTCTGTCCTGGTCTTTCCAGACGTCTTGCAAATCTACAGGAGGCAAATCCCGATAAGCCGTCTTGTGCGGGTAAGCATAGGTGTAGCCCAGATAAGGGTTTCTGGCGTCCAGCAGAGATTTCAGGTTGGGTTTTGCACTCATGGTCCAGCTCCGATCACACATTCAGCGTAAGGCACCGTCCAGACCACCTCATGGCCCAGGCGGTGCCCATGGAAACCCTCTTCTCCGAAAGCTTCACCGTGGTCTGAGGTGATGATCACCAGTGCAGGGCCACGAGCATCCTGAGCTTCCAGAAGCTCCACCAGATGGTTTTCGGCCTGTTCCAGGGCAGCCTGCTGGGTTTCTGCAGAATCTTGTTGCAGTTCAGGGTGAAAGATGTGGGTGGGCCGGTGGGTGGCACTGAGGTTGAGAAACAGAAAGAGCCTCTGGTCTGCAGGCTGTTCCCGCAACACATTCAGGGCCACTCTGATCTGGGCCTGCGTGGAGTGCCGCCGGGTCACCCCCATGTCCCTGCTCCAGTGGCTTTCCTGAAAGAGCCCTGGAAGCACCTGTCCCAGTGGGGTTTCCTGATTGAAGAAACCCACCCCACCAATGCATACCGTGCGGTAACCTCTGGCCGCCAGTGCTTCTGGAAGGGTGGCCTCCTCAAAGACAAAAGTCTCCGGGTGGGTGGTCTCCGAACCCTGAAAACGGGCTGCAAAAAGCCTGGGATGCCGTCCGGGTCGGGCAGGCGTGGGCAAAAAGCCCGAGAAAAACGCATGGTGGGCAGCGTAAGTGAAGCTGGCTGGACTGTGCCGTTTCTCCCATGCAGAAAAGTGCTTTTTCAGGTGGGGCAACTGGGCTTTTTCAGCCACATCGAAACGCAGGCTGTCCAGCGTGATCATAAAAACATCATGGGTGCCGATCATGGCCCGCACATTCAGCATGGTTGCCTCTCCTGCAGTTTGAAAAGCTGGGCCGTAAAGGTGTCCATGCCCTGCCAGAACACGTTGCGGTGGTAATCCCCAAAAGCATTCCCTTCCAGCAAACAATGCCGCCGAAAATCCGAGCGCAAAAGCACATCCAGACCTGCATACAGCGATTTTGGAAACACCTGCATGGCTTTCTGGCAGGTCGCCTCCAGTTCGGACCAGTGTGAACCCATACGGTCTTGCAGGGCCTGCACATCTCCCCTCTCGTTGCCCAGATGCAGGTTGGTCATGGGTCCCTGCCCCAGACGCACCATGGCCTGCATGGGGGTCTGGCCAATCACCACCACCCGCAGATCCATCGGTTTGCCCTGAAAGGTGGCCTTGGGCACCCAGGCTTCGACCTGAAGGGGATGCCGACACAGCAGGTTGATGAGGGTCTGGATGTCTGCCCACTGGTCGTAGTGGCGCAGTTTTCTGGAGTTGTACAGCCTCCCATTTTCCATCTCCACGGTGCTGATAACCCGGAGGCGAGACTCCACAGTTTTTCCAGAAACCTGCCCCGAGATGTGCAGTGCCACCGCACCACTGGCACTGCTGCCATGGGCCAGTTTCACAAAAACCCTGGACAGCCCTGAGGCTTTCATGTGTTCCAGCAAATCCTCAAAATCATGGGGTTCAGACAAGAAGGGAGGCACAGGAAGCCCTGCCTGCTGCCATCTCCTGGAAGTGATGCGCTTGTCGAAAAGCTGCAGGGCCTCCTGAAAGTCGATGGTGCACTGGTGATGTGGAGCCTGCTGCAACTGGGTTTGCAGCAAAGCAAAATAACGCTGCAAACCCAGGTACCACTGCCCTGAAGGCAGGATCTCTCCTCTTTCCAGGTCCAGGGTTTCTGCATCTGTGCTATCCAGACCCTCCTGTCCCAGTTTCAGCAGGGCACGCTCGGTTTGCAAGCATTCACCAGAAGCGTCGATGCGCACCACACTGCCCTGTGGCACCACAGCAGCCAGATCCACTTTTTTCTGGATGACTTCCAGCGGAGAAACCACCCGGGCAGCAGGCCAGCCCAGTTCTTGCAGGCTGGCCTGAAAAGCCTTCACCCGTCTGCTTGCAGGAGGAGCAACCACCACCACAGGTCGGGAAGGCAGCAGCATGGTTTTATTCGCCAATGCTGACAAAACGCCAGTCGTCATTGGTGTCCTGGGGATCTCCCAGGTCGATCAGGGGTTTGAGGGGTTCAAAGCGTTCCTGAACCTCTTCAGTGATGAAGTGGTGTTGCAAATTCAGACGCTGCAGGTGCTCCCAGGCTTCTGCATGGTTCAGCAGGGCCTGTGCCCCCTCATCGGTGAGGATCCCCAGAGAGAGGTCCAGCACTTCAAGCTGGGCCAGCACAGGGGCATTCACGATCACCTGTGCAATCTCATCCTGGTTCTGGGCATTTTTGAGACCAAGATGCTTCAGTTTTGGAAACAGGGTGCCGTCCAGAATGGGCGTGAGGTCTGCCATCTCATAACTGGCCCCGTATTCCTCGGTGCCCAGGTACAGTTCCAGATGAATCAGTTCAGGCAACTGTGCCTGCATGATGTCGCGCACAGTGTCTGCAGACATGCCTCCGGTTTGCACGATCAGGGTTTGCAGTTTCAGGGCTTTCAGGCCAGTGAAACGCAGGTCATTGCCACCCCGGGTTCCGTAGTGCAGCAGGTTGGGGTAAGCCTCAAAAACCGGGCGGTGGTCGGTGTTGTAGATCCAGGAAATCTCATTTTCCTCGTAGGTGATGTCTCCAAAGAAAAGGGCTTCCAGCAAGGGCAACTGTTGTTTTGCTGCAACCAGTGCCTGCAGGGCCTCCGTTGCAGATTCTTCACTGTCGGTGCCCCACATGCCCACCACCAGACCACGGGATGCCCCGGAGCCCACAGTGTTCAGGTAAGACTGCAGCTTTTCCACCCAGGAGGTCTTGTCATCGTATTCCACAGAAATGCGGTAAATGGTGTTTTCCAGATGGTTCAGGGGCTGTCCAGGTTCCCAGTTGCGCACCTGAAATCCGCCAAAAGTGGTCCAATGTTCGCTGATGGCCATGTCAAATCCTCCGTTATGTGGTTAACAGAATAACCCACTTCTGTCTGAAATCAAACCCCGGACAGACCCAGCAACTCAGCCATTCTTCCCCTGGGGGTCCGGTATCCACTGCGCACATGCAGGGCTTCCCGGTAATCTGGATTGAAGGCATAAATCAATTCCACATTCATGCCATACGAATCCACCCGAAACCCATTGATGAAAAAACCCGCTTTGAGTTTGGGCAGAATCACCTGGTTGTTGGTTTGCCTGTGGTAACTGAGCACCATTTCAAACCCCAGGGCTTCAAACAGCTTCAAAAGCTCAGGCAGCAACCGGGAATACAGCCCTTTGTTCTGATGATCAGCAAGCCACCCAGTGTCCTTCATGACGATGGTCTGGGCATTCAGTTGCTCTGAATATTGCCAGCCAATCAGTTCCCCTTCAAAAAACAAACCCAGGCACACCTGAATGCCTTTTGGCATTTTCCCCAGTTCCTGAATTCGGGCCTGCTGCTCAGGGGTGCGGGTGTCTGTCCAGCGAAACGCAAAATAATCTCCAAAAATCCGGTCTTCAATTCTGGCGCAAGCGTCCAGATACTCCTGATAAGTGATGGGCTGAATGCGGTACCCCTGCCCAAGATCCATGTCAATCAAAATGACCTCCTCAAATGGGATTTAAAGCACTTTACCAGAACCGGAATCGGTCAGCGCACCACTTCAAAAGCCAGGTGGGCCAGTTCATCCCGCAGCAAACCCTCCCAGCCGGTCTGAACGGCATTGAGGCTTCCAGGAAGGGCAAAAAGCAGGGTCTTTCCAGCCAGACCTCCCACAGCCCTCGACAGCATGGCGGCCCCCTTCACCTGCTGGTAAGACAGCATCCTGAAAAGCTCACCGAACCCTGGCATGGGTTTCTCGATCAGGCTTTCCATGACCGGAATGGTCACATCCCGACCTGTGATGCCCGTCCCACCTGAACTGATCACGATCTGGGCCTCCTGCATGAAACCCTGAAAAGCCGCCTTGATCTGGTCTTTTTCGTCTTTGACGATGGTCCGACCCACCAGCAGATGACCTGCTTTTTCCAGCTCTGAAATCAGATAATTGCCGCTGTGGTCATTGTCCAGCGTGCGGGTGTCAGAAATGGTGATGATGGCCATCCGCACCTGCCGGGGAGCCTGGGATTTGTGTTCGGGTTGGGTCATGGGAACAATTTATCATGGGCAAACCCGAAGCCCACCCCCGTTTCTACCTGTGTGTCTCCACTTTTAAAGCATGCTGCACAGGTTCAGGAAGTTTCTTCCACCATTTGCGGTCTATGGATTCCAGTTTCTGGGCGTATTCCAGGGCCAGCATCACGTAAGAGCGTTCCTGCAAGCGTTTTTGCAGGGCAGCCTCTCCTTTGGACTGAATGAAGTCCAGCAAAACATCGCTGAGTTGTTTCTGGACGTTTTCAAAGGCGATGTGGGCTGCCACCTTCAGGCCATCCTCGGTCAGGTAGGGGAATTTTTCAAGTTGAAACTGCAAATCTGGATTGTCCTGCAGTTTTCTGGCCACCGATTGCACCTGGTTGCTTAACGTCAGGTCCCGGCAGGGCAAACACAGGCCTTCCCGATCGGTCAGGGTCCTGCAGGCAGGGCAGGGCTTGAAGCCCTTCTGGGAGCGCAGGCGTTTGGATTGCAGCACCGCCTCTGCAGCTTTGCGTGCGGTTTCCCGGAAGTGCTCTGGCACATCCTCAATCAGGTGCTCCACAGTTTCCAGGTCACGGGCGGTCAGCCTGGGAGGAGAAGGAGGCCTGGGCTGGTCCACCGGGGAATTCACCGTGCCCACCACAAATTTGATGTCCTGGATTCTGCCCTCTCCCAGCACCTCGGACAGTCGGGTCACAAAGCGGGTGCGCTGCAAGGAGAGGTGGTGGGCCACCACCGAATCCTGCACCTCCACCACCAGAACCTTGTCCTGCACCGCACGGGCACGGGTCATTTTGCTGAGTTGGGGTCCCACCACCTGGGGCCACACGGCCACTGCACGGGCACGCTCCACACCACCCTGGAGACCCTGTCTGCGCATCATTTTGAACAGCAGGTTATTGAATTCTTTCAAGGTGGCCTCCCTCCATGCGGTAGTGGTGTGCTGCGTGGGGCAGGGGTTCGGTTCCGGTGATCAGGGCTTGAGGACTGCGTTTTGCCAGTTCGATCAGGGCATTTCTGCGCTCTGGATCGAGTTCTGCACTGAAGTCGTCAATCAAGAGGATGGGGTTTTCCTGGTAGCGTTCAAACAAGAGTTCGTACTCGGCGTACCTGAGGGCGAGCGCTATGGTTCTGGCTTCTCCCCTGCTGGCAAAATCTGAAGCTGGCTGACCCCGCAAAGTCAAAACCAGATCGTCCCGGTGAGGTCCAATCACCGTGCTCTGGCGGGCAAATTCCTCTGAGCGCCTCAGAAGAAAATCCCTGGCGTATCCCTGAATGGAGGTGGTTTCTTGCAAGGTGATGCCCAGTTCCCCCCTGCCCCCAATGCGGGTGTGGGCATCGCTGGCATACTGCTGGATTTTCTGGATGGCCCGTTGACGGAGGTCCATCAGCAGGGTGCCCAGTTCGGTCAGTTTGGCATCGAAGACTTCTAAAGCCCACTGTTCATCGTTCTTGAGGGCTGCATTGCGCTGGGCCAGGTTTTTCTGGTACAGGTCCAGGCCCTGGGCATAGCGGGCACTGATTTTGGACAGCAGATCATCCAGAAATTTTCTGCGCCCACTGGGGCTGCCAAACACAATCTCGCTGTCTTCTGGGGCAATGAAAACGGCCCCTCCACGCAGCAGTTCTGCGCTTTTGACCCGAATGCCGTCCAGTTTCATCAGGCGTTTTCCCCGGCCAATCCCAACTTCTGCGATGCTGTGGCCTTCATCGCGCTCCAGGGTGGCTTTCACGTAGGCTTCGGTTTCTTCAAAGCGCACCAGTTGCTGCAGCCTGCCTGCATCCACCACGCCTGTTAAAACCAGATAGATGGCTTCCAGAACGTTGGTTTTTCCCTGTCCGTTCAGTCCTGAAATGGAGTGGATGCCGTCTTCAAAACGCATGTCCTGGTCTCTGAGGTTGCGGTAGTTGAGGGTGGTGAGGAGGCGCAGAATCACGAGCATCATCCTACAGCATGTGCCTTTGTGACTCCATGCGGGGAACAGAGCAGAAGGCAGAAGTCGGAAGGCAGAAGGCCATAAACGATGTATCAATGGAGGATTTTCCTTGCGATGTCTTTGTGCTTTTCAGAACAGACTTGCCAGATCCACTACTTTGTGTAACTATGTAGCCATACAAAGTAGATGAAAGGAGGTTTATGGACGCCAACACTTTAAAAGGACACCTCGACCTGATCCTGCTGGCCACCCTGGAAAAAGAGCCGCTGTATGGGCTGCGCATCATTCAGGAAGTGCAGGTGCAAACCGAAGGCTTTTTCAGCTTCAAAGAGGGCACGCTGTATCCTGCCCTGCACCGTCTGGAAAAAGCAGGCTGGATTGACACCGAAACCCAGCCCTCCCCCATTGGGGGTCCACCCCGCAAATATTACAAACTCACCGAATCAGGAAGGAAAGCCCTGCAAGACAAACGCCAGGAATGGCAGAGCTTCCAGCAGGCCATGAAAGCCTTCGGAGGAAACAGACATGCAAAAGCAAATTGAACAGTACCTGAATCGGGCAACCCGTGGGTTGTGGGGTCAGAAACGCCAGCACATCAAACAGGAATTGTATTCCCACATCTACGAGAAAATGCACTTTCAGATGGCATTTGGCAAATCCGAACAGGAGGCCCTGGAAAGTGCCTTGCAGTCTCTGGGAAAACCACAGGAACTGAATGCCGGACTGCTGAAAACCCATGGGCTTCCTGCTTTTGGGAAAGCTTTGATGGTCACTGCACTGGTGGGAACACTGCTGGTCACACAGGCGCAGAACCTGAGAACCATAGAGGTGTTCCAGAAAACCCCTCCCTGCACGTCCAGCAATAGCTGTCTTTTGCCCCAGCACTACATTTCATTGCACGACCTCACACCCTTGCTGCAGCAACTGGACATCACCGCAGAGTTCAGGATGGAAGGTCTGCTGCAGAAAGCCCCACAGCTGTACCTCAATGGGGAAAACATCCACCTGCCTTCCACCCATCTGCTGGGCACCACCCCTGAGAACGCTGCTGTGGAGGTCTCTGTTCTGCTGCGCGGGCTTTACATCAACAAAAACATCAAGGTTTCTGGCCTGATCAACCCACAAATCGAAATGCAAAATTCCAGGGTCAAGTTTGAAAACCAGACCATCCCTTATGACGCTACAGATTTCTACCTTTCCCTGATCCAGAAAGACATCGAAGACCTCACCCAGACCCAGCTGGTTTTCATGAACGACGAATACACCAGAACCCACTCTGAACGCATCACCATCAAGGTTCCAGACGCACCAGACGGAGAGGTTTATGCACTGCTGCAAAAACCTTCTGCAGACCTTTACGATGCCCAGGGCAAACCTCTTCGTGCCCTTTCCATGGTGCTGGGAGAGGCCCTGAACGGCAAAGTGGCTTTATACACCAATCCCAGAGAGCTGCAGCCCGTTTCGCTCAAAAACGCAAAAACCGGAGATGTGTTTCTCAGGCTTTCTGGAGATCCTGCAAAGCCAAAATACACTGAAATCTTCCCGAATCCAGAAGACATCGCCCGGCATTTCTGACCTTTCCACCTGCACATCCACGGCACACTCCTGCAAAAACCCCCGAGGCATTCTCGGGGGTCTGTTTTGTTGCATCAGGTTCAGGCTGAGGGTTTAAGACTGGCCCATGGAACGCTTGAGGGCTTCAAGCTCCTCGTCAATCTCTTTGTCGCGGCCCAGGTCTTTGAGCTGCTCATCGATGTCAGATTCCTTGCGAAGCTGTCCCATGGCCTTGGCCTGGTCTTCCATGCCAGAAACCTTGCGCTCCATGTCTTCAAAAGCAGACATGGCCCCTTTGCTCTTGTCAAAACCAGAGATGCGCTCCAGGGTCTGGGTGGCCTCTGCACCTTTCTGGCGGGCCTGCAGCAGTTCCTTCTTGGCCTGGAATTCGCTGATCTTGCCTTCCAGAGCCCGCAACTGGGTTTTCAGCTCTTCAATGATGCTGTCCTGCTGCTGGATCTGGGTGGAGTATGCGTTGGCGATGTCCTCGTAGTTCTTCTTGCGGGTCAGCGCTTCACGGGCCAGGTTTTCATTGCCCAGTTTGAGGGCTTCCTGGGCTTTGACCACATACTCCTCGGAGAGCTTTTTGTTGAGCATCTGCTCACGCTTGAGCTTTTCACCCTGGGCCATGGATTCGGCCACTTCCTTGCGGGCCTGGGCGTAAGCGTCTCGCATGTCCATCATGCTCTGCTCGATGATTTTTTCGGGGTCTTCCGCGCGGGAAATCAGGTCGTTGACATTGGCACGAATCAGGCGGCTTAAACGGTCAAGAATGCTCATGGGTGTTCCTCCTGTTTGCTGATACGCATGTTCAAATCTCAAAGTTGCGGCTTGGGGCTTCATCTATTTTAAGGGTTCAATCTGATTGTACTGTGATGATTCACGCTGAGGAAAAAGCCCAGAGCCCAGAGCCCATGACCGAGGGCCACACCAAAAGCGTTTGCATCAGCTTCTGAGGTCAACCCTTTGCTTGAGCTACAGCAGCTCTGGGTTCTCTCCCCTGACCCTCGGCCGCTCAGTATGCTCAATCCACCCTGCCCCTTCAGACTTCTGGGGTATACTCTTCTTTGCGTCACCGGGGGTGCCCCAAAATGCGCTTTGAACAGCGCTTGCGGGCTGAGATCATACCCCATCACCTGATCTGGTTCGGACCAGCGGAGGGAGAGTGCCACCGTTTCACAGCATTCTCTCCTTTCGACGCGAAAGGAGATTTTTTCATGAGAAAGACCCTGTTTTTCACCCTGCCCCTGCTTGCCACGTCCCTGTTTGCCTCTGCCCATGCTGCTGACCTGCGGGTGGTCACCCACAGTTCTTTCAACCTGGACAAGAAACTGCTTGCAAAGTTCGAGCAGGAAAATGACGTCAAACTGCAACTGATCAAGGCTGGAGATGCCGGAGAGATGGTTTCCAAACTGATCCTCACCAGAAATGCTCCCATTGCCGATGTGGTGTATGGCATCGACAACACCCTGCTGTCCAGAGCCCTGACAGCAGACCTCCTGGCCCCATACCAGTCGGCAGCCCTGAAAAACGTGCCCAAAAAGTACCTGCTGAATGGGGCTTTTAACCCTGTGGATTACGGTCATGTGGCCCTCAACATCGACAAGGCTTTCTTTCAGAAAAACAAACTGGCCCTGCCCAGA contains:
- a CDS encoding DUF721 domain-containing protein, which gives rise to MKEFNNLLFKMMRRQGLQGGVERARAVAVWPQVVGPQLSKMTRARAVQDKVLVVEVQDSVVAHHLSLQRTRFVTRLSEVLGEGRIQDIKFVVGTVNSPVDQPRPPSPPRLTARDLETVEHLIEDVPEHFRETARKAAEAVLQSKRLRSQKGFKPCPACRTLTDREGLCLPCRDLTLSNQVQSVARKLQDNPDLQFQLEKFPYLTEDGLKVAAHIAFENVQKQLSDVLLDFIQSKGEAALQKRLQERSYVMLALEYAQKLESIDRKWWKKLPEPVQHALKVETHR
- a CDS encoding MogA/MoaB family molybdenum cofactor biosynthesis protein — encoded protein: MTQPEHKSQAPRQVRMAIITISDTRTLDNDHSGNYLISELEKAGHLLVGRTIVKDEKDQIKAAFQGFMQEAQIVISSGGTGITGRDVTIPVMESLIEKPMPGFGELFRMLSYQQVKGAAMLSRAVGGLAGKTLLFALPGSLNAVQTGWEGLLRDELAHLAFEVVR
- a CDS encoding PadR family transcriptional regulator, with protein sequence MDANTLKGHLDLILLATLEKEPLYGLRIIQEVQVQTEGFFSFKEGTLYPALHRLEKAGWIDTETQPSPIGGPPRKYYKLTESGRKALQDKRQEWQSFQQAMKAFGGNRHAKAN
- the recF gene encoding DNA replication/repair protein RecF (All proteins in this family for which functions are known are DNA-binding proteins that assist the filamentation of RecA onto DNA for the initiation of recombination or recombinational repair.); the encoded protein is MMLVILRLLTTLNYRNLRDQDMRFEDGIHSISGLNGQGKTNVLEAIYLVLTGVVDAGRLQQLVRFEETEAYVKATLERDEGHSIAEVGIGRGKRLMKLDGIRVKSAELLRGGAVFIAPEDSEIVFGSPSGRRKFLDDLLSKISARYAQGLDLYQKNLAQRNAALKNDEQWALEVFDAKLTELGTLLMDLRQRAIQKIQQYASDAHTRIGGRGELGITLQETTSIQGYARDFLLRRSEEFARQSTVIGPHRDDLVLTLRGQPASDFASRGEARTIALALRYAEYELLFERYQENPILLIDDFSAELDPERRNALIELAKRSPQALITGTEPLPHAAHHYRMEGGHLERIQ
- a CDS encoding STM4015 family protein; translated protein: MAISEHWTTFGGFQVRNWEPGQPLNHLENTIYRISVEYDDKTSWVEKLQSYLNTVGSGASRGLVVGMWGTDSEESATEALQALVAAKQQLPLLEALFFGDITYEENEISWIYNTDHRPVFEAYPNLLHYGTRGGNDLRFTGLKALKLQTLIVQTGGMSADTVRDIMQAQLPELIHLELYLGTEEYGASYEMADLTPILDGTLFPKLKHLGLKNAQNQDEIAQVIVNAPVLAQLEVLDLSLGILTDEGAQALLNHAEAWEHLQRLNLQHHFITEEVQERFEPLKPLIDLGDPQDTNDDWRFVSIGE
- a CDS encoding STM4014 family protein gives rise to the protein MLLPSRPVVVVAPPASRRVKAFQASLQELGWPAARVVSPLEVIQKKVDLAAVVPQGSVVRIDASGECLQTERALLKLGQEGLDSTDAETLDLERGEILPSGQWYLGLQRYFALLQTQLQQAPHHQCTIDFQEALQLFDKRITSRRWQQAGLPVPPFLSEPHDFEDLLEHMKASGLSRVFVKLAHGSSASGAVALHISGQVSGKTVESRLRVISTVEMENGRLYNSRKLRHYDQWADIQTLINLLCRHPLQVEAWVPKATFQGKPMDLRVVVIGQTPMQAMVRLGQGPMTNLHLGNERGDVQALQDRMGSHWSELEATCQKAMQVFPKSLYAGLDVLLRSDFRRHCLLEGNAFGDYHRNVFWQGMDTFTAQLFKLQERQPC